In Pseudomonas hamedanensis, a single window of DNA contains:
- a CDS encoding GreA/GreB family elongation factor, which yields MNKQTVHQLILDKLRIDLDIAERAAQTAYETATHEENIAENKYDTLGLEASYLAAGQAKRVEEIRQSLALCQNLTLRAYDENRGIEVGALLGLEDEKGREQWLFLAPDAAGLKVDVVGQPITVITPRSPLGKSLLGKFEGDEVEILVAGTRQQFAVTEVL from the coding sequence ATGAACAAACAGACCGTCCACCAATTGATTCTCGACAAGCTGCGCATCGACCTCGACATCGCCGAGCGTGCTGCGCAGACCGCTTACGAAACCGCGACCCACGAAGAGAACATCGCTGAAAACAAGTACGACACCCTGGGGCTGGAGGCGTCCTATCTGGCGGCGGGTCAGGCGAAACGGGTCGAGGAAATCCGTCAGTCACTGGCGCTGTGCCAAAACCTGACGTTGCGCGCCTACGATGAAAATCGCGGGATCGAAGTCGGCGCCCTGCTCGGTCTGGAGGACGAAAAGGGGCGCGAGCAATGGCTGTTTCTGGCACCGGATGCGGCAGGCCTGAAAGTCGACGTGGTCGGTCAGCCGATTACCGTCATCACCCCGCGCTCGCCGCTGGGCAAAAGCCTGCTGGGCAAGTTCGAGGGCGATGAGGTGGAAATTCTGGTGGCGGGCACCCGGCAACAGTTTGCTGTCACCGAGGTGCTTTGA
- the cysB gene encoding HTH-type transcriptional regulator CysB gives MKLQQLRYIWEVAHHDLNVSATAQSLYTSQPGISKQIRLLEDELGVEVFARSGKHLTRVTPAGERIITTAGEILRKVESIKQIAQEFSNEKKGTLSIATTHTQARYALPPVISNFIKQYPDVALHMHQGSPMQIAEMAADGTVDFAIATEALELFGDLVMMPCYRWNRCVVVPQGHPLTKLPKLTLEALAEYPIVTYVFGFTGRSKLDEAFSHRGLTPKVVFTAADADVIKTYVRLGLGVGIVAKMAVDTKLDSDLVVLDASELFESSVTKIGFRRGTFLRGFMCDFIEKFAPHLTREVMAKAIQCHNKQELEELFDGVELPVH, from the coding sequence ATGAAGCTTCAACAACTGCGCTACATCTGGGAAGTGGCGCACCACGACCTCAACGTTTCCGCTACCGCCCAAAGCCTCTACACCTCGCAACCGGGCATCAGTAAACAGATTCGCCTGCTGGAAGACGAACTGGGCGTAGAAGTGTTCGCCCGCAGCGGCAAGCACCTGACCCGCGTCACCCCGGCCGGTGAGCGCATCATTACCACCGCCGGCGAGATTCTGCGCAAGGTCGAAAGCATCAAGCAGATTGCCCAGGAATTCTCCAACGAGAAGAAAGGCACGCTGTCGATTGCCACTACTCACACCCAGGCGCGTTACGCCCTGCCGCCGGTGATCAGCAATTTCATCAAGCAATACCCGGACGTGGCGCTGCACATGCATCAGGGCTCGCCGATGCAGATTGCCGAAATGGCCGCTGATGGCACCGTCGATTTCGCCATCGCCACCGAAGCGCTGGAACTGTTCGGCGATCTGGTGATGATGCCGTGCTACCGCTGGAACCGCTGCGTGGTCGTGCCTCAGGGCCATCCGCTGACCAAACTGCCGAAGCTGACACTTGAAGCCCTGGCCGAATACCCGATCGTGACCTATGTGTTCGGCTTCACCGGCCGTTCGAAACTCGACGAAGCTTTCAGTCATCGCGGCCTGACGCCGAAAGTGGTGTTCACTGCCGCTGACGCCGACGTGATCAAAACCTACGTGCGTCTGGGCCTGGGCGTGGGCATCGTGGCGAAAATGGCCGTCGACACCAAACTCGATAGCGACCTGGTGGTGCTGGATGCCAGTGAACTGTTCGAGTCGAGCGTGACCAAGATCGGTTTCCGTCGCGGCACGTTCCTGCGTGGTTTCATGTGCGACTTCATCGAGAAGTTTGCCCCGCACCTGACCCGGGAAGTCATGGCCAAGGCCATTCAATGCCACAACAAGCAGGAACTGGAAGAACTGTTCGATGGCGTCGAACTGCCGGTTCACTGA
- a CDS encoding universal stress protein, translating into MIRSMLYATDLGLYAPFVMQHALALARTFNADLYVVHAVEPMGLFAESVLQSYLDEQALNEFHSQGLKTVIANIEQRVLDSFREELGDEGEQDLQRIRAVRVLQGDPSQVILDQVQKLSVDLLIVGSHSHGVGAETPLGRTAARVLQLAKVPVYLVPLVERRRREDR; encoded by the coding sequence ATGATTCGCTCAATGCTGTATGCCACCGACCTCGGTCTTTACGCACCGTTCGTGATGCAGCATGCCCTGGCGCTGGCGCGAACATTCAATGCCGATCTGTATGTGGTGCATGCGGTGGAACCCATGGGCCTGTTTGCCGAGTCGGTGTTGCAGAGCTACCTCGACGAACAGGCATTGAACGAATTCCATAGTCAGGGTCTGAAAACTGTCATCGCCAACATCGAGCAGCGGGTGCTGGACAGCTTTCGTGAAGAACTGGGGGACGAGGGCGAGCAGGACTTGCAGCGCATTCGCGCGGTGCGCGTGCTGCAGGGCGATCCGTCGCAGGTGATTCTCGACCAGGTGCAGAAACTCTCCGTCGATTTACTGATCGTAGGGAGTCACAGCCACGGGGTCGGTGCGGAAACACCGTTGGGGCGCACGGCAGCGCGGGTCCTGCAATTGGCCAAGGTGCCGGTGTATCTGGTGCCATTGGTGGAGCGCCGGCGCCGGGAGGATCGCTGA
- a CDS encoding 5'-nucleotidase, with product MANNIDDKLVLAISSRALFDLSESHKVYLSSGVEAYRQYQIEHEDEILAPGDAFPLVEKLLSLNSRLGRARVEVILVSRNSADTGLRVFNSIHHYGLAISRAAFVGGRSPYPYLKAFGCDLFLSTHAEDVRAALDAGFAAATILSGGASRAASDELRIAFDGDAVIFSDESERIYQSGGLEAFQAKERESAREPLRGGPFKGFLAALNLLQREFPDDACPIRTALVTARSAPAHERVIRTLREWDIRLDESLFLGGLTKSAFLEAFAADVFFDDQTGHCELAREVVATGHVPHGISNEPSI from the coding sequence ATGGCCAACAATATCGATGACAAACTGGTGCTGGCGATTTCGTCGCGTGCGCTGTTCGACCTGAGCGAAAGCCACAAGGTCTACCTGTCGAGCGGCGTCGAAGCCTATCGGCAATACCAGATCGAACATGAAGACGAGATTCTCGCGCCGGGCGATGCCTTCCCGCTGGTGGAAAAACTGCTGAGCCTCAACAGCCGCCTCGGCCGTGCGCGGGTCGAGGTGATCCTGGTATCACGCAACAGCGCCGACACCGGGCTGCGCGTGTTCAACTCGATTCACCATTACGGCCTGGCGATTTCCCGGGCGGCGTTCGTGGGCGGGCGCAGTCCGTATCCCTACCTGAAAGCGTTTGGTTGTGATTTGTTTCTGTCGACTCATGCCGAGGACGTACGCGCCGCCCTCGACGCCGGCTTCGCCGCAGCGACGATCCTGTCCGGTGGCGCGAGCCGCGCGGCCAGCGATGAATTGCGCATTGCCTTCGACGGCGACGCAGTGATCTTCTCCGACGAATCTGAACGCATTTATCAGTCCGGCGGGCTCGAAGCGTTTCAGGCCAAAGAGCGCGAATCGGCCCGCGAGCCGTTGCGGGGCGGGCCGTTCAAAGGTTTTCTGGCGGCGCTCAATCTGTTGCAGCGCGAGTTTCCCGACGATGCCTGCCCGATCCGCACGGCGCTGGTCACCGCGCGTTCGGCGCCGGCCCATGAGCGGGTGATCCGCACCTTGCGCGAATGGGACATCCGCCTCGATGAATCGCTGTTTCTTGGTGGTCTGACCAAATCCGCATTCCTTGAAGCGTTCGCCGCTGACGTGTTCTTCGATGACCAGACCGGCCACTGCGAACTGGCCCGAGAGGTGGTCGCCACCGGCCATGTGCCGCACGGCATCAGCAACGAACCTTCGATCTAG
- a CDS encoding putative 2-dehydropantoate 2-reductase — protein sequence MSETVNKPVVGIIGTGAIGGFYGVMLARAGFDVHFLLRSEFCAVAERGLQINSAVHGPLTLHPANTYSAAEDMPPCDWLLVGTKTTSNVGLAPAIIQAAKPDAKVLLLQNGLDVEDSLRPLLADSLHLLGGLCLICVHRDGPGLITHQALGAVNVGYHSGPAIADAARQAIVEEGAGLFRAAGIDSQAMANLHQARWQKLVWNIPYNGLSVLLGAGTTPLMADADSRVLIQALMAEVVRGAKACGHDIAPGYADYLFTMTEKMPDYWPSMYHDFRHKRPLELEAIYARPLAAAKAAGCELSRIDALYRSLCFIDRGNL from the coding sequence ATGAGCGAGACAGTGAACAAACCGGTGGTGGGCATTATCGGCACCGGTGCGATCGGTGGGTTTTACGGGGTGATGCTGGCGCGTGCCGGTTTCGATGTGCACTTTTTGTTGCGCAGCGAATTTTGCGCAGTGGCTGAGCGCGGTTTGCAGATCAACAGTGCGGTGCACGGCCCGTTGACGCTGCATCCGGCCAATACCTACTCCGCCGCCGAAGACATGCCGCCCTGCGACTGGTTGCTGGTCGGCACGAAAACCACCAGCAACGTCGGTCTGGCACCAGCGATCATTCAAGCGGCCAAACCCGATGCAAAAGTGCTGTTGCTGCAAAACGGTCTTGATGTCGAAGACAGTCTGCGGCCGTTGTTAGCGGATTCGCTGCATCTGCTGGGTGGTCTGTGCCTGATCTGCGTGCACCGCGACGGCCCGGGGCTGATAACCCATCAGGCCCTCGGCGCAGTAAACGTCGGTTATCACAGCGGCCCGGCCATCGCTGACGCGGCGCGTCAGGCGATTGTCGAGGAGGGCGCCGGGCTGTTCCGCGCTGCCGGCATCGATTCCCAGGCGATGGCTAACCTGCATCAGGCGCGCTGGCAGAAGCTGGTCTGGAATATTCCCTACAACGGTCTTTCGGTGCTGCTGGGCGCCGGCACCACGCCGCTGATGGCCGATGCCGACAGCCGCGTGCTGATTCAGGCGCTGATGGCCGAAGTGGTGCGGGGCGCCAAGGCCTGCGGCCACGACATTGCGCCGGGATACGCTGACTACCTGTTCACCATGACCGAAAAAATGCCCGACTATTGGCCGAGCATGTACCACGATTTCCGACATAAACGACCACTGGAGCTGGAGGCGATTTACGCTCGGCCACTGGCGGCGGCAAAAGCGGCAGGCTGTGAATTGTCGCGCATAGATGCGTTGTATCGCAGTCTGTGTTTTATCGATCGTGGCAACCTTTGA
- a CDS encoding thioredoxin family protein has protein sequence MSTDSLCRPSDIVSPSIVVESELTDFDADQQLLAMSGVSLVIFTSLGCASCRYAREVLPGMALAVDRLCWIDAGVNGGLVQRYQVFHLPALFVVRDGEFFGALHTRLTVDDLNQAVAQALGRTAEELP, from the coding sequence ATGAGCACAGACTCCCTGTGTCGGCCATCTGACATTGTTTCCCCCAGTATAGTGGTCGAATCCGAGCTGACCGATTTCGACGCCGACCAGCAGCTGTTGGCGATGAGCGGTGTTTCGCTGGTGATTTTTACCAGCCTCGGCTGCGCCAGTTGTCGCTATGCCCGCGAAGTCCTGCCGGGAATGGCGCTGGCGGTTGATCGCCTGTGCTGGATCGATGCTGGCGTGAACGGCGGATTGGTGCAGCGCTACCAGGTGTTTCATTTGCCGGCGCTGTTTGTGGTGCGCGACGGCGAATTCTTTGGTGCCTTGCACACGCGCCTGACGGTCGATGACTTGAACCAGGCCGTGGCTCAGGCGCTGGGTCGAACTGCAGAGGAGTTGCCATGA
- a CDS encoding PilZ domain-containing protein: protein MGRFIPHPEEVPVELTLLKPECISRQQLHTISLGGIACNYHRAWRHGTALQVRLPTLHADICFAGFVAWCLRRKKGYLVGIAFTDEQTLFSARMGEQVCQIERFCRQNDPHDDLQAIQQLALQWVEQHADEFSDDRLREAFTQPALD from the coding sequence ATGGGACGTTTCATACCTCATCCGGAGGAAGTGCCGGTTGAATTAACCTTGCTCAAGCCTGAGTGCATTTCCCGACAACAGCTGCACACTATCAGCCTCGGCGGCATCGCTTGCAATTACCACCGTGCCTGGCGCCATGGCACCGCCTTGCAGGTACGCCTGCCGACGCTGCACGCCGACATCTGCTTTGCAGGCTTCGTCGCCTGGTGCCTGCGGCGCAAAAAGGGCTATCTGGTGGGGATCGCCTTTACCGATGAACAGACGCTGTTCAGCGCAAGAATGGGTGAGCAGGTGTGTCAGATCGAGCGTTTCTGTCGCCAGAATGACCCCCACGATGATCTCCAGGCCATTCAGCAACTGGCCCTGCAATGGGTCGAGCAACACGCCGACGAGTTCTCCGATGATCGCCTGCGCGAGGCTTTTACGCAGCCAGCGCTGGACTAA
- a CDS encoding 3-deoxy-7-phosphoheptulonate synthase has protein sequence MADLPINDLNVASNETLITPDQLKRDIPLSDAALRTVTKGREVIRNILDGTDHRLFVVIGPCSIHDIKAAHEYADRLKVLAEEVADTLYLVMRVYFEKPRTTVGWKGLINDPYLDDSFKIQDGLHIGRQLLLDLAEKGLPTATEALDPISPQYLQDLISWSAIGARTTESQTHREMASGLSSAVGFKNGTDGGLTVAINALQSVSSPHRFLGINQEGGVSIVTTKGNAYGHVVLRGGNGKPNYDSVSVALCEQALNKAKIKPNIMVDCSHANSNKDPALQPLVMENVANQILEGNQSIIGLMVESHLNWGCQAIPKDLADLQYGVSITDACIDWSATENTLRSMHAKLKDVLPKRQRT, from the coding sequence ATGGCTGATTTACCGATCAACGACCTAAACGTCGCCTCTAACGAGACCCTGATCACTCCCGATCAGCTCAAGCGTGATATCCCCCTGAGCGACGCCGCCTTGCGCACCGTCACCAAGGGCCGCGAAGTCATTCGCAACATTCTCGATGGCACCGACCACCGTCTGTTTGTCGTGATCGGCCCGTGCTCGATCCACGACATCAAGGCCGCCCACGAATACGCCGATCGTCTCAAGGTACTGGCCGAGGAAGTTGCCGATACCCTGTATCTGGTCATGCGTGTGTATTTCGAGAAGCCGCGTACCACCGTCGGCTGGAAAGGCCTGATCAACGATCCGTACCTGGATGACTCGTTCAAGATTCAGGATGGTCTGCACATCGGTCGCCAGTTGCTGCTGGATCTGGCCGAAAAAGGCCTGCCGACCGCCACCGAAGCCCTCGACCCGATCTCCCCGCAGTATCTGCAGGACCTGATCAGCTGGTCGGCCATCGGCGCGCGTACCACCGAATCGCAGACTCACCGCGAGATGGCCTCCGGCCTGTCCTCCGCCGTCGGCTTCAAGAACGGCACCGACGGCGGCCTGACCGTGGCGATCAACGCCTTGCAGTCGGTGTCCAGCCCGCACCGTTTCCTCGGTATCAACCAGGAAGGTGGCGTGTCGATCGTCACCACCAAGGGCAATGCCTACGGTCACGTGGTGTTGCGTGGCGGTAACGGCAAGCCGAACTACGATTCGGTCAGCGTCGCCCTGTGCGAGCAGGCGTTGAACAAGGCGAAGATCAAGCCGAACATCATGGTCGACTGCAGCCACGCCAACTCCAACAAGGACCCGGCCCTGCAGCCGCTGGTGATGGAAAACGTCGCCAACCAGATCCTCGAAGGCAATCAGTCGATCATCGGCCTGATGGTCGAGAGCCACCTGAACTGGGGCTGCCAGGCAATCCCCAAAGACCTTGCCGACCTGCAATACGGCGTGTCGATCACCGATGCCTGCATCGACTGGTCCGCCACCGAAAACACCTTGCGCAGCATGCATGCCAAGCTCAAGGACGTATTGCCGAAGCGCCAGCGTACTTAA
- a CDS encoding GNAT family N-acetyltransferase, with protein sequence MSEALSIHHDQAGHQFETSVDGHRAYLTYMDLGKQTLDIYRTFVPNALRGRGIAAALTERALQYAEEMGYTVIPSCSYVERYMERHQRRAAKI encoded by the coding sequence ATGAGCGAGGCGTTGTCCATCCACCATGACCAGGCTGGTCATCAGTTCGAGACCAGTGTGGACGGTCATCGTGCCTACCTGACGTACATGGATCTGGGGAAACAGACCCTGGATATCTATCGCACGTTTGTGCCCAACGCCTTGCGTGGCCGTGGCATTGCCGCCGCGCTGACCGAAAGGGCGCTGCAATACGCCGAGGAAATGGGCTACACGGTGATCCCGTCGTGCTCCTACGTCGAGCGCTACATGGAACGCCATCAGCGTCGCGCCGCAAAGATCTGA
- the oprI gene encoding outer membrane lipoprotei OprI has product MNNVLKFSALALAAVLATGCSSASKETEARLTATEDAAARSQARADEAYRKADEALAAAQKAQQTADEANERALRMLDKASRK; this is encoded by the coding sequence ATGAACAACGTTCTGAAATTCTCTGCTCTGGCTCTGGCCGCAGTTCTGGCTACCGGTTGCAGCAGCGCATCGAAAGAAACCGAAGCACGTCTGACCGCTACTGAAGACGCAGCTGCTCGCTCCCAGGCTCGTGCAGACGAAGCTTACCGTAAAGCTGATGAAGCTCTGGCTGCTGCTCAAAAAGCACAACAGACTGCTGACGAAGCTAACGAGCGTGCTCTGCGCATGCTGGACAAAGCTAGCCGCAAGTAA
- a CDS encoding L,D-transpeptidase family protein has protein sequence MLPRFPAVTRCLSLAALCVAGPVAALELPLPPPGEDIVGQVQVIKAKYEDTFADLGTTYDLGYSEMVAANPGVDAWLPGAGTEIVLPTRFILPPGPREGIVINLAEYRLYYYPKGRNVVYTFPLGIGREGWGSPIAHTSIIAKTPNPTWTPPASIKAEHAADGDPLPNVVPAGPDNPLGPFKFTLGTPGYLIHGSNKKFGIGMRTSHGCFRMFNNNVLEMASMVPVGTSVRIINDAYKLGSSGGKVYLEAHTPIDDKGNPSVVDKHTAVINAMLKREDVTSNLRVNWDVVRDVVAAEDGLPTEIGTPGTSAPMVSSAPIDLQ, from the coding sequence ATGTTGCCGCGCTTTCCTGCCGTCACCCGCTGCCTGTCACTTGCCGCCCTGTGTGTGGCCGGTCCCGTTGCTGCATTGGAGCTTCCCCTGCCACCGCCTGGCGAAGACATCGTCGGCCAGGTGCAGGTAATCAAAGCCAAGTACGAAGACACATTCGCCGATCTCGGCACGACCTACGACCTGGGCTATTCGGAAATGGTCGCGGCCAACCCGGGCGTCGATGCCTGGCTGCCCGGTGCCGGTACCGAAATCGTGTTGCCGACGCGTTTCATCCTGCCGCCGGGACCGCGCGAGGGCATCGTCATCAACCTGGCTGAATACCGCCTCTACTACTACCCGAAAGGCCGGAACGTGGTGTACACCTTCCCGCTGGGTATCGGTCGTGAGGGTTGGGGGTCGCCGATCGCTCATACCTCGATCATCGCCAAGACGCCGAACCCGACCTGGACGCCTCCGGCCTCGATCAAGGCCGAACACGCCGCCGATGGTGATCCGCTGCCGAATGTCGTGCCGGCGGGGCCTGACAATCCGCTGGGGCCGTTCAAGTTCACGCTTGGCACGCCGGGTTACCTGATTCACGGTTCGAACAAGAAATTCGGTATCGGCATGCGCACCAGCCACGGCTGCTTCCGCATGTTCAACAACAACGTGCTGGAGATGGCCAGCATGGTCCCGGTCGGGACTTCGGTGCGCATCATCAACGATGCGTACAAGCTCGGCAGCAGTGGCGGCAAGGTCTATCTGGAAGCGCACACGCCGATCGACGACAAGGGCAACCCGTCGGTGGTCGACAAACACACCGCGGTCATCAATGCGATGCTCAAGCGTGAAGACGTCACCAGTAACTTGCGGGTGAATTGGGACGTGGTGCGCGATGTGGTCGCGGCCGAAGATGGCCTGCCAACCGAAATCGGTACGCCGGGTACTTCCGCGCCGATGGTCTCGAGTGCGCCGATCGACTTGCAGTAA
- a CDS encoding arylesterase, whose translation MRVWFLSAGLALMCMAQNAAAGTVLIVGDSISAGFGLDTRLGWVSLLEQRLKQEGFDDKVVNASISGDTSAGGLARLPALLAEHKPELVILELGGNDGLRGMPPTQLQQNLASMIDRSRQSGAKVLLLGMQLPPNYGKRYTDSFAEVYGKLADAKNIPLVPFFLEGVGGHPDLMQADGLHPAAGAQAKLLENVWPTLKPLL comes from the coding sequence ATGCGTGTATGGTTTTTGAGTGCTGGTCTGGCCTTGATGTGCATGGCCCAGAACGCAGCGGCGGGTACTGTCCTGATCGTTGGCGATAGTATCAGCGCCGGTTTCGGACTGGATACCCGCCTTGGGTGGGTGTCGTTGCTGGAGCAACGGCTCAAACAGGAGGGTTTCGACGATAAAGTGGTCAACGCCTCCATCAGTGGCGACACCAGTGCCGGAGGCCTGGCGCGGCTGCCGGCGCTGCTTGCAGAGCATAAGCCGGAGTTGGTGATCCTCGAACTTGGAGGTAACGATGGCCTGCGCGGAATGCCGCCAACACAATTGCAACAAAATCTTGCCTCGATGATCGATCGTTCCCGCCAGAGCGGTGCAAAAGTGCTTTTGCTCGGCATGCAGTTGCCTCCCAATTACGGCAAGCGTTACACCGATTCCTTTGCCGAGGTTTACGGCAAGCTCGCCGACGCGAAAAACATCCCGCTGGTGCCGTTTTTCCTCGAGGGCGTCGGTGGCCATCCGGACTTGATGCAGGCCGACGGTCTGCACCCGGCCGCCGGGGCTCAGGCCAAGTTGCTGGAAAATGTCTGGCCGACGCTAAAACCGCTGCTATGA
- a CDS encoding ABC transporter ATP-binding protein, with amino-acid sequence MGASILTAKNLSKVVPSAEGELTILHELSLELNKGDSLAIVGASGSGKSTLLGLLAGLDLPSSGEVTLAGQGLSNLDEDQRARIRAEHVGFVFQSFQLLDSLNALENVMLPLELDGRKDARERATQLLQRVGLGQRLTHSPRQLSGGEQQRVAIARAFAAEPDVLFADEPTGNLDSHTGERISDLLFELNKERGTTLVLVTHDERLAHRCRRLIRLEAGLLVAPLEP; translated from the coding sequence ATGGGCGCAAGCATTCTCACCGCGAAGAACCTCAGCAAAGTGGTCCCTAGCGCGGAAGGTGAACTGACTATCCTGCACGAACTCAGCCTGGAACTGAACAAGGGCGACAGCCTGGCCATCGTTGGCGCGTCCGGTTCCGGCAAATCCACCCTCCTCGGCCTGCTCGCCGGGCTCGACCTGCCCAGCAGCGGCGAAGTCACCCTCGCCGGCCAGGGCCTGAGCAATCTCGATGAGGACCAGCGCGCACGTATTCGTGCCGAGCACGTCGGTTTTGTCTTCCAGTCGTTCCAGTTGCTCGACAGCCTCAACGCGCTGGAAAACGTCATGCTGCCGCTCGAACTCGATGGCCGCAAAGACGCCCGCGAACGCGCCACGCAATTGCTCCAGCGCGTCGGCCTCGGCCAGCGCCTGACCCACTCGCCGCGTCAGCTCTCCGGTGGCGAACAGCAACGCGTGGCCATTGCCCGGGCTTTCGCTGCCGAACCTGACGTGCTGTTTGCCGATGAACCGACCGGCAACCTCGACAGCCACACCGGTGAGCGCATCAGCGACCTGCTGTTCGAATTGAACAAGGAACGCGGCACCACTCTGGTGCTGGTGACCCACGACGAACGCCTGGCCCATCGCTGCCGGCGTCTGATCCGTCTTGAAGCCGGGCTGCTGGTCGCCCCTCTGGAGCCTTGA